The following are encoded together in the Geobacter sulfurreducens PCA genome:
- a CDS encoding cytochrome c/ABC transporter substrate-binding protein, giving the protein MTVRTARSCLTSLALLLLAFAAGALAPLQQSWASPGLTPAEERGRQIYFDGTSPSGAPIIAYFGKDYLEVPGESATCTSCHGFDGLGRTESGVIPSNVTWQHLMKSYGHVHPDGQVHGAFNEESLKSYMRDGLYPGGVLGDPAMPVYEISEQDLDDLIAYMKRLGIHPDPGVSATTVRVGTIIPAEGATAALGEALTATVRASFADVKERGGVYGRNPELVVATIASGQDLKSVFRRLVEEQQVFALLNTLTPGQERELETLAEEFHVPLIAPFAPVHTDDQLLHRYRFHLHGGVREQSLGLVSFAIKKRGAGDSRIAIVYPAREEIEEVAVSIDDACRAGGGQRVVRISHAPGLFDAAATVSRLQAEQVEVVFFLGGEGESDSFFREAEARAYIPSFFMPGFLLGKGITQVPAAFSGKVWLAFPSLPEDRKEWGLAEFNAVMGRQRVVVGNPTVQLTAFTGAKLFLEGLRRAGRDLSRERFVETLEKVFEYDTGLAQTITYTRNHRIGTLGTHVVVVDPLQAGTEKFIIPQGWIDLE; this is encoded by the coding sequence ATGACGGTACGGACGGCGAGATCATGCCTGACCTCACTGGCGCTGCTGCTCCTGGCTTTTGCGGCCGGAGCACTGGCTCCCCTGCAGCAGTCGTGGGCTTCGCCCGGGCTCACTCCGGCCGAGGAGCGGGGGCGGCAGATTTACTTCGACGGTACGAGCCCGTCGGGGGCGCCGATCATTGCCTATTTCGGCAAGGACTACCTGGAGGTGCCCGGCGAATCGGCCACATGCACCAGTTGTCACGGCTTCGACGGACTCGGCCGTACCGAAAGCGGCGTCATCCCTTCCAATGTCACTTGGCAGCACCTTATGAAAAGCTACGGCCACGTCCACCCCGACGGCCAGGTCCACGGGGCGTTCAACGAAGAGAGCCTGAAGAGCTACATGCGTGACGGCCTCTACCCCGGCGGGGTGCTGGGTGATCCGGCCATGCCGGTTTACGAGATCTCCGAGCAGGACCTGGATGACCTCATCGCCTACATGAAACGGCTGGGCATCCACCCCGATCCGGGTGTCAGCGCCACTACCGTGCGAGTCGGCACGATCATTCCCGCTGAAGGAGCCACGGCTGCTCTCGGCGAAGCTCTCACCGCCACGGTGCGCGCCTCGTTCGCCGATGTGAAGGAGCGGGGCGGAGTGTATGGCAGAAACCCCGAGCTGGTCGTCGCCACGATTGCCTCCGGCCAGGATCTGAAGTCGGTGTTCCGTCGCCTGGTGGAGGAACAGCAGGTGTTCGCCCTGCTCAATACCTTGACTCCCGGTCAGGAGCGCGAACTGGAAACCCTGGCGGAAGAATTTCATGTTCCCCTCATCGCCCCCTTCGCGCCTGTCCATACGGATGATCAGCTGCTGCACCGCTACCGGTTCCACCTGCACGGGGGGGTGCGGGAACAGTCGCTCGGCCTGGTTTCGTTCGCCATCAAGAAGCGTGGCGCCGGGGATTCCCGGATCGCCATCGTCTACCCCGCGCGGGAAGAGATCGAAGAGGTGGCGGTATCCATCGATGATGCCTGCCGGGCCGGCGGAGGGCAGCGGGTTGTCAGGATTTCCCATGCTCCCGGCCTGTTCGACGCGGCGGCTACCGTGAGCCGGCTGCAAGCGGAGCAGGTTGAGGTGGTGTTTTTCCTGGGCGGGGAAGGGGAGTCTGACTCCTTTTTCCGGGAGGCCGAAGCGCGCGCCTACATTCCGTCGTTTTTCATGCCGGGCTTCCTGTTGGGTAAAGGGATTACCCAGGTGCCGGCGGCATTCAGCGGAAAGGTCTGGCTGGCGTTTCCCTCCCTGCCTGAGGACCGGAAAGAATGGGGCCTGGCAGAATTCAACGCTGTCATGGGGCGGCAGAGAGTGGTTGTGGGCAACCCAACCGTCCAGTTGACGGCTTTTACCGGGGCCAAACTTTTTCTGGAAGGGCTGCGGCGCGCAGGGCGGGACCTCAGCAGGGAACGGTTCGTGGAAACCTTGGAAAAGGTGTTCGAGTATGACACGGGTCTTGCCCAGACCATTACCTATACTAGAAACCACCGTATCGGCACGTTGGGTACCCACGTAGTGGTGGTGGATCCGCTCCAGGCGGGCACGGAGAAGTTTATTATACCGCAGGGATGGATCGACCTGGAGTAG